Proteins found in one Hoplias malabaricus isolate fHopMal1 chromosome 17, fHopMal1.hap1, whole genome shotgun sequence genomic segment:
- the si:ch211-153b23.4 gene encoding uncharacterized protein si:ch211-153b23.4 gives MGKFQRGSTARGASGWRGGDVARQRAYKMQVARSLGAVTMAAAPCEADSLHFSVGVLGVSGGSLLLVVNNYGSSPGKPLIPDTALGIQLLIIAALLAYAGVRRSLSHSSLFASLCLTVSALWCGSGLVHILTGQGVISPNELRNAMVPGLAAFTLAFLIISVAAALQREVVLSFIALSICLACAHQIAGLANLSFGQSATAACYLLVCFVSAYFGGGRLLSYITHGKIQPPGTGLKNKTSFNSTTGQETNDVGAVGLVMNLLSASVLACPLLGVVPQLFSGHVPWLWTAGVFQLGVCILSYRALDTLAATFYGFTAILKFAEGYSVLVRDLTDQEPYSPVPFPTVFAVLFFVLALFSCHRSLLDGFYLLFFVAYCIAIAAQPRGFFQGGTQGVQGAIFVASTLVIFVTLYNQVSQKKIPTGASVLKKLFSHNAKFTLRTQDKDLHAPYLGYSKYADAEVLGHGCSVLAAFAITASTTSQAPLAILILPWAVVSGGLLQLLCGSVAFARGKTLESTAFILYGVMWTVWGLTRFGGLYGDARGFHVSVGIISFMLFNVLVTAGALFLNKAWFIYALSFELILISFLLDAVGTLPYGYDIGVTIIFGLVSFYFFLAKIFNCTFQTPQLPFGDPLIKLSGFGGGRDSCPHLPARKATSVQQIAEIMKNGGICGMPTDTVYVLVAACNRPEAVEKAYKVKKQAQERPMSLWISSIKQLEPVRQQINPVLWDFMEAAWPSSISLVIPRAPWMEFFGLGDSSKYIGTPQSIAIRNPDCTVATHLISMVGPIAVTSANPTGEADTTHHNQVYAKLGDKVDGVLCDGPSPENIASTVVDCTKIDSGQIGFFRVGLIPKSQVLQIFEEIQRRHRNGQVNGGFETDITEHEGDPAESQTQLSDPETDSGLSQPTPAESLSSLDLSQHSNRDSGDESL, from the exons ATGGGGAAGTTCCAGAGAGGAAGTACAGCGAGAGGCGCGAGCGGCTGGAGAGGCGGTGACGTAGCCCGACAGCGCGCGTATAAAATGCAGGTCGCGCGCAGTCTTGGTGCTGTTACCATGGCAGCTGCTCCGTGTGAAGCTGACTCTCTGCACTTCTctgtgggggtgttgggggtctCTGGAG GTTCTTTGCTACTGGTGGTCAATAACTATGGCAGCTCTCCAGGCAAACCCCTGATCCCTGATACTGCTCTGGGGATTCAGCTCCTCATCATCGCCGCCTTGTTGGCATATGCAG GAGTTCGGAGGAGTTTGTCTCACAGCTCCCTCTTTGCCAGTTTGTGTCTGACAGTGTCAGCTCTGTGGTGTGGTTCTGGGCTGGTTCATATTCTTACAGGGCAAGGGGTAATCAGCCCAAATGAGCTGAGGAATGCAATGGTGCCAGGGCTTGCTGCTTTTACATTAGCATTTCTTATCATTTCTGTAGCAGCTGCCCTGCAGAGGGAGGTTGTCCTCTCCTTCATTGCACTCTCCATATGTTTGGCTTGTGCCCATCAGATTGCTGGTCTTGCTAATTTAAGCTTTGGTCAGTCAGCCACTGCTGCCTGTTACCTTTTGGTCTGTTTTGTGTCTGCTTACTTTGGGGGTGGACGTTTGTTGTCCTATATCACCCACGGTAAGATCCAACCCCCAGGTACAGGTCTAAAGAATAAGACCAGCTTCAATTCAACAACAGGTCAAGAAACAAATGATGTAGGTGCTGTAGGCTTGGTGATGAACCTGTTGTCAGCCAGTGTGTTAGCTTGTCCCCTGCTTGGAGTGGTCCCTCAACTCTTTTCTGGCCACGTTCCATGGCTGTGGACAGCTGGGGTCTTTCAGCTGGGGGTCTGCATTCTGTCCTACAGAGCCCTAGACACTCTGGCTGCCACCTTTTATGGCTTcacagccattttgaagtttgCGGAAGGGTACAGTGTCCTAGTGAGGGACTTAACAGACCAAGAACCCTATTCCCCTGTACCTTTTCCTACTGTATTTGCAGTGCTCTTTTTTGTCCTGGCTTTGTTTAGCTGCCACAGGAGTTTACTTGATGGCTTTTACTTGCTCTTCTTTGTAGCATATTGTATAGCAATCGCTGCCCAACCCAGGGGTTTCTTCCAGGGGGGCACGCAAGGTGTCCAAGGAGCAATATTTGTGGCATCTACCCTTGTGATCTTTGTAACCCTCTACAACCAGGTATCCCAAAAGAAGATACCCACGGGTGCGAGTGTGCTCAAAAAACTTTTTAGTCACAATGCCAAATTCACATTACGAACACAGGACAAAGATCTCCACGCTCCCTATTTGGGATACTCCAAATATGCAGATGCCGAAGTGTTAGGACATGGCTGTAGTGTTCTGGCTGCCTTTGCAATAACAGCTAGTACAACCAGTCAAGCTCCCTTGGCAATCCTGATTCTGCCATGGGCTGTAGTTTCCGGAGGTCTGCTACAGCTTCTGTGTGGATCAGTGGCCTTTGCTCGAGGTAAGACTCTAGAAAGCACGGCCTTCATTCTCTATGGGGTTATGTGGACAGTTTGGGGCCTGACCCGTTTCGGCGGCCTCTATGGCGATGCCCGAGGATTCCACGTATCTGTGGGGATCATCAGCTTCATGCTTTTTAACGTTCTAGTGACAGCAGGAGCCCTGTTCCTCAATAAAGCATGGTTCATATATGCACTGTCATTTGAGCTCATTCTCATCAGCTTCTTGCTGGATGCAGTAGGAACACTGCCCTACGGCTATGACATTGGCGTCACCATAATCTTTGGCTTGGTCAGCTTCTACTTCTTCCTGGCCAAAATATTCAACTGCACTTTCCAGACTCCTCAACTTCCATTTGGCGATCCTCTGATCAAGCTGAGTGGGTTTGGAGGAGGCAGGGACAGCTGTCCTCATCTTCCAGCGAGGAAGGCGACATCTGTGCAGCAGATTGCAG AGATCATGAAGAATGGAGGAATATGCGGAATGCCCACTGACACAGTCTACGTGCTTGTGGCAGCCTGCAATCGGCCAGAGGCAGTGGAGAAAGCTTATAA GGTGAAGAAGCAGGCCCAAGAGCGCCCCATGTCATTATGGATCTCTTCCATTAAGCAGTTAGAGCCAGTCAGACAACAGATAAATCCAGTGCTCTGGGACTTCATGGAGGCTGCTTGGCCCTCATCCATTAGTCTGGTCATTCCAAGAG CACCATGGATGGAATTCTTTGGTCTGGGGGATTCGTCCAAATATATCGGCACGCCCCAAAGCATAGCCATCAGAAATCCAGACTGCACTGTTGCCACACATCTTATTAGTATg GTCGGTCCTATTGCTGTTACATCAGCCAACCCCACAGGTGAAGCAGATACAACACATCATAACCAGGTCTATGCCAAGCTTGGAGATAAG GTTGATGGAGTGCTGTGTGATGGGCCTTCCCCAGAAAACATTGCCTCCACTGTTGTGGACTGCACTAAGATTGACAGCGGCCAAATCGGCTTTTTCAGAGTAGGACTAATACCAAAGTCACAG GTCCTACAAATCTTTGAGGAGATTCAGAGGAGACATCGGAACGGACAGGTCAATGGTGGTTTTGAAACAGACATCACAGAACATGAAGGAGACCCTGCTGAATCTCAGACACAATTATCAGATCCTGAAACAGACTCCGGTCTAAGCCAGCCAACTCCTGCCGAGTCTCTGAGCTCGCTGGACCTCAGCCAACACAGCAACAGAGACAGTGGGGATGAATCCTTATAA